The window ACAGGTGATGCTAATAAGCTCACCGTCGGACTTCCAGAAGATGCAAAACTCAGACACTCTATGGTCCAGGACAAGCTGATGGAAATCATGAGCGCCTCGCTCAAGTATGCATTTGGGCAGAGACAGAAGCGGAAAGACAGCGTTACAGACGCTCATCTGCAAGAGCTGGCTGAAACCTGCTTTGTGGCTTGCCAAAGCGTCGGGGACGAGGACTTTGTCTTTGACGAGATGTGGGAATGGTACGAAGATGCCGAGGTTGAAGGCATTTTCCTTGAGACTTTGGAGCCATACATCCTCGATGGATCTATTACGACGGTCCCTCCAGTTGTGGTCAAAGGCATGGTCACCCATTTTGTGAGCAAAGGGCTCGAAAGCCGCCTGGAGGAACTGATATGTCATCTGAACACCGCGACTCTCGATTTGGACCAAATCACCCTACTTTGCAAACAACACAGCCTTTACGACGCCCTCCTATATGTCTGGAATCAAGCCCTTCAAGATTTCATTACGCCCCTCCTCGATTTGCTGGCTTTATTGGTACCATTGATGCAAAACGGCCGATATTCAGGCTCAGCAAACCCCATCGAGGATGATATTTATGGGGTCAATGCCCTCAAGATCTTCCCATATCTTTCATATGTCCTCACGGGACGGGTGTACCCGACTGGTGAGGCCCTGTCAGAAGAGATCGCGCAGAGGGCAAAGGCTGAGCTTTATTGGCTTCTCTTTTCTGGCAAAAGCATTACCTGGCCTAAGGGCAGCAACAAGCGACTCCTCACGAAGCCTTCTCAGTCGCAGGAGCCGTCGTTTCCCTACCTACGATTGATCCTTAACTTTGATGCGCCCAGCTTTCTGAGTGCCCTCAATGAAGCGTTTGAAGATTCCTTCCTCAACGATTCGCCCGAGAAGCAGGCGGCAACCGGCAGCCGACCACGAGATCTACCAGAAGAGCAAATCTTCGGGTTGACTGTAGACAGACAGTACATTGTCTCCATCCTGATGGAGATCATGAACCCGACCGACTACGAAACGACCGACACGATCTACCTTGACATGTTTATTGCGAGAAACCTCCCCAAATACCCACAATATCTGCTGTTTCCAGGCTCAACTCTTACCAAAGTGCTCGCGGGACTCTGCAAGTTTCCCGGCCGAGACCTGGCCGAGGATGCTCAGCTGAGTGCGGAATACCTGCTTTCGGTATACCATCCACCAGATGTCAATGACTTGATTTCCCTTTTCAAGGAAGCTGGATTCTATCGCATTTTGAAGCGCATCTACAAGAACGACAAGCAATATGGGAAGCTCATTGAGACTTATTTTGACGACCCCgaagaccaagaagctgtGTTTAGCTGCATTGAGGTCTGCTTACGACCGCAAGCGGGCCTTACACGGCGGCAAGTACAGGATGTTCACCAAGTCATCAAACGGCACGCGGCTCAGTTTGTCGAGATCGACCCTCCCATGGCAGCCAAAACCATTGCAAAGGTTGCGCCCGAGCTGCATCATGATGTCCTTCAAGCATCTGGTGAGCAACCGGGACTGCAATATTCGTATCTCAAGGCCATCCTGGAGCCACAGACTGAACAACGTCGTATTGGGTCGCCAGATCGGGATTTGGTTGAGCAGTATCTGCGGCTGATGTGCAGGTTTGATCCAGCACATGTGTCTGACTATGTTGGGCTGGTTCAGTCTACCAATCTACGGCTTGAAAACTTGCTTCCAACGATGGAGGAGACAGGCGTGATTGATGCGGCTGTCATACTTATGGCCAAGGAAGGTCAGGCTCAGGAGGCAATGGGTCGGTTGGTTAAGCACCTCGGAACACTAGAATCTGCTGTCCAGGGTCTGCTTGCAGGTTCTGAACCCGAATCGAACACTGAGCACCTTCATCAGTCTGTCGAGGAGCTGATGGAGGCCTTGAGGAGGTACATCCTAGTCGGCATCTGGCTTTGCCAGGGACAGACGAAGACTGTGCGGGAAGCCAATGCTGGTCGTCGACGGCAGAAGCCTACTCTTGACGATGCACTGTCTTCTGATGAGGCTCTCTGGCTTGATCTGATTGATATCGCGGTGCGGATCACCAAGCAGATCTCTACGGCCCTCCGGTTGTCTCCGGCAGAAACTCCCTCCGAGAACGAGAAGCCCAATCTACCATTAGGCGATAACGACAAAATCACCACTCTTCTCCGCTCTCTGGTGCAAAACACTTTTACCGCACTGCTCACATGTacttcaaccccatcaccttCCTCGACCACAACTGCCGGCATGGGCAGCAACCTGTCCTTTCTCCGAATCCTCAGGGCGTTCCTCACACGTGCGgctgcctcctctcccaacttGGCCGACCTTCGCTCCGTCTTGTCGTCCATTTTTGCGGCGTATGCGTATGAAGAGTCGATCCTGCGGCTTTCCAACCGGCTTCTTGAGCGGAGTTTGTTCGTCAGTGTCAACGAGGCGGTCGCGCTCCGGCAGCGAGGATGGCGACCACGAGGCTCAACCTGCGAGGCTTGCAGTCGGAGAGTGTGGGGTCCGGGGGTGGCTGGAAATGTGTTTGAAGcttgggaggagaagcaagcggtggaagagaagaagaggaaactGAGAAAGGCCCTGATGTCACCGAATGGTGATGTCGGTGAGGATGGGACAggtggtgacgaggaagaggcttatgttggcaagggcaaagggaaaggaaaggcaCCTAGTCCCAGGTTAAGACAGGAAGATGGGGCGGTcggtgatggcgatgttcAGACAGCTCAGGATCCCCGAGAGGGACGGTCTGATGAGGCTGGGGCTCCtaggaggagggagcagcCACCGTTGGGGCCGTTGGTCTTGCTTGCGTGTAGACATATTTACCACAAGAGCtgcttggaggagctgttggcgAAGGATGGGCAGGTAAAGGAAAATGAGTATAGATGTCCTATTGACGGGTAGAAGACTTGGGGAGACTTGGTGGGTGATATCAGGCATTTAGCTGTATATATTATGGATTTAATACCGCCTGTTGGtttgaagaaaagggggtaaAATACCGTATTGGATGCACGCTGCTGTAACTTACGTTACCCATGTGCAGATCAGTGGGGCGCCCCAGAGTCTTGGCGCTCTTAACAATCCGCCCAGCTCCTGATCTCAATTCTAGATCTCGCCTTTCTATCTTGCAACAAACACGCCTCACAGCATCTCAATCCCTCCACATGCCGTCAGAATGTCGATAACAtccgaagaagaagtcgaagagGACGCGCCTCCCCTCTCCGACTCACCCTCCCACAACGACTCTTCCGACTCCAacaacggcagcagcagtctacatcaacaccacaaccacaatcaCGACCACAACAATggctcaacctccccctccgccacctcccacccaggCTCCGACTACGAAGGCGAATACCTCTCCGAGTCAGACCTatcagaagaagacgacgacgacgaagacgacggcaACCCAAATTCTTTCCCCCTTGCGGCCCCCTTTTCGCAACACACCTTCGCGCCCCCGTTCTACGGCCGTCCGCCAACACCCCtacccccatctccctctttAACATCCCTGTTGCGACCCTCCagaccaacaacccccgACGCCTCGGACGACGAACACGCCGAACCACTACCTAGGGCGAGGCCAAAAGTGCCGACGTATGAATACTACGGCTTCGTGCTGTAtctcttctccagcctccTGTTCCTCTTTTACCTGCTCTGGAGCTACCTCCCGTCGCCGTTTCTGCACGCGTTGGGGATATACTACTACCCTAAccggtggtggtcgttggCGGTGCCGAGTTTTATCGTCATGTTGCTGGTGTATATATACGTGGCGTTGGCGGCGTATAATGTGGAGATATTGACGCTGCCGATGGGGAGCATAGAGAccgtggttgatgaggcggCGCAGGTGGCGGTTGTGGATAGTCGGGGGAGGATAAGGGCTGTTGGGAagcgggggagggatagggggCAGGGGCATAGGAGGAAGGGGTCCGGGAGAAGTAATagggatgaggaagggggaggggggcagcatggggggttggattggAGGGAGGTTTGGAATGAGGGGACGGATGCGGTGATGGATGTGCCGCTGGCGGGGGTTTGTGAGGTGCTTTATGGGTatgggggggaagaagaaggggatggggatgttaTTACGAGGGTTTAAACAGAGCGGGCGTTTGTTTTTGTAATGATACCCTTTTGTTTGTGCGGAGCTAGTGGCGTACTTCGGTCTTGGAAGGGGAAGCAACTTGGCGAAGTGCAGAAGGACTTTGATGTTATTGTGGATAGTTGGATGCTATTGAGGATGACATAAAAGTTCTTCTGGGCTTCGATATGTTGCACTTTCCATACTTTTATAGTTCCAAGGCCGAAGTAGGCTAAAGTTGTCAACCTAGTCAAATATATAGCGAGCGTTGATTGAGATAATAGCGGGAATTGATTACATCGAGTATTTAACAATGATGGTATGGTGTAGATGCGGGGCACCCACTacagcagcaacacaacGTCGTGGAAATAGCAAGGAATAAGCAATTGAACGTCGGTACAAGATTATTCTACGTAAAGAGTTTGGGGGATTGTGTATAATACATCACGCAAGGCCGAACATCCGTAAGTAAGCACGCTGAGGAGTCACAAGTGGGGTACGTTCGatcagggaggagggaaggagggcaagCCGATGAACATCAACTACCTCGTGTCCAGCATTTCCCGCCAAACAGCTAAACCTCGTGAGCCTCACAACCTATTCAAAGACACAAGCAAAATGGATTCACCCACGTCCGATGCCTCCCTCAAGGAGCAGCTCAAAAGCAGATTCGTTGGCAAGACACTCGACCAAGTCCCCACCCCATCAGTGATCCTCGATTTGGCCAAACTCGAGACGAACTGCAATGGAATGCTGGAAGCGACGGAGAAACTTGGTCTGCTCTGGCGGGCTCACATAAAGACGCACAAGGTATAAATCGTCGTTGAGAATAAGTCGCCGGTCATGAGCTGACATTGTTCAGACAACAGAGCTCACCCGCCTCCAAGTCGGCAATGACAAGTCCACTCCTGTGAACATTGTCGTCTCAACCATCATCGAAGCAGAGAATATCCTCCCATTGCTGAAAGAATACCAGTCCAAGGGGAGAAAAGTCAACGtgctcttctcctttcccCTCTTCCCTTCCGCGGCCTCTCGACTAGCCGATCTATCTGCGCAATTAGGACCGGATTCCATTTCTCTTATGATTGACCACTCTGACCAACTCGTTTCTGCCGCAACTATTGCTCACACAACGGGTGCTTACCCCCCTCTGGTATTCATCAAGATTGACGGTGGCTACCACCGAGCAGGCGTACAGCCCTCTCCCAGTTTCGCCACGGGGGAGTCAACCCAGGGGGACAGCAGCCACCCTTCCGAAGTCCTCATCGACGCCGTTCTCGAAGCggagaaacaaaacaagtgTGTCTTGCACGGGGTGTACATCCACGCAGGCCACAGCTACGGCACCAGGACTGACTGGGCTGCATTGGGCTATCTAGCCCAGGAATTCCAAATCTGTCTCGACTTTGCCGAAGCGATCAGAAAACGAAGCCCAGGGCATAAGCTAGTCCTTTCCGTTGGTGCGACACCTaccgcaaccaccatccaGCACCCTAGCATCATCTCATCTggtgacaacaacaacggtgATAGTTCAGTTCAGAAACTAAAAGCATTCATCACCGCCCAgtcaaaaagagaaaacccATTCAGCCTTGAAGTTCACGCCGGGGTTTAGTATGTCCCTCCCTGCTCCCTGTTCCTAGGTACTCAGCTAACACCCCCAAGTTCAACCCTCGACCTCCAACAACTCGCCACCCACGCCCGggactcctccctcctcaaggcTGACGACATCGCCATCAGTGTCCTAGCAGAAATAGCCTCCCTCTACCCCTCCCGCGGCAaaaactccaccaccgaagCTCTCATCAACGCAGGCtgcctcgccctcggcaGAGAACCCGTCACCGACAAGGGCAGCATCCCCGGAGTGGATTACTCCGGCTGGGGCTTTCTTATGCCCTGGGGCGGTAACCTCACCTCTAACCCCACCCCAGGTCCTGACTTTCCCCGTGTTCACCCCGGTTGGCAAGTGGGCAAAGTCTCCCAGGAACATGGCATCTTGGTGTGGGATGGTAAACCCGAGGACGAGATCCCGCTGCAGTATGGACAGAGGGTGAGAATCTGGCCTAATCACAGCTGCATCGCGGGCGCGTGCTTTGATTGGTATTTGATCGTGGACAGTAGgagcaaggggagggaggacgaggtggtggatgtttgGCCtaggtggaggggatggtaGGTAGAGATTGTGATCACGAAACCAAGTGTCGATGAGAGGGAGCATACAATACTTTGCCGTATTTTTTTCTAAGAACTAAAAACCCAGACAAGGCTCGTTGAGCACCTGAAATGAAACAACAGTCAAAACCAGCGCTGGACCTTTTTAGAGACCACGGTCTTTTCCCCTACGCTGACTCCTCGTTCGATCAAAGAGAGGTGCCCCCGGAAtaatccacctccccttctttcacTTGGCTCACTCAAATTTCACATAACGCCAGCGCATGCCCTACCCCTACCCCTACGCCCTTACGCCACCCCCCCTTGGAGGTGCTTCATCCCTCtacttcttttcctcctcagcagctactttcttcctcttccccttcccctcctccttgcttgcctcttctcctccctgACTTTTTTCCacttccttttctcctcctcctcgacctccttcgtcttcttttcctcctcctcctccagggCTTCGCTTACCTTCAAGCATACACCGTTGCGAGCTTTTTTCTGAcatcttcaccttcctctccatcaaaGTCGGGTTGGCCGACCACCCTACTTGCAGCGCTTCTCCACGATCCCAGGCCCGTTCTCCTCGTATTCCTTTCGTGAGATCCACATCTGGTGGAATGTGCCCAGACTCCCGAGGATGCTGCCACCTATCCAGGCCCCGAACCGCCTCTCGCTGCTGAGGCCGGCGGCGTGAAGCTTGACCTTGACGCTGGGGAACATGGCTGTGAGTTCGTGGTTCAGGCGGTCGGTGAACCCTGGCAACAAGCTTGTGCTCCCGGTAACGACAACGTTGGCCAAAAGGGCAGGTCGAACGTCGACATCGATGGAGTCGAGTGCTGCCTTGATCAAGCCGGGCACAGTCTGGGCCTTGGTGATCTTTCCTTCCTCGGTGGCGCTGGGGAAGGCAGCGTTGTCATCCCACATGCCCTCGGCAACCTTGAAGCGTTGCTCGCGCCACATCTGATTGCTGCCATCTGGCATCTCAAACACACGGCCAGGTAGGTTCTTGGCGTAGTCCTCGTTTCCTGGCGCGAGGTATCTCCCAGGGCCCCTCCAAACCTCTACCACAGACTCCTTGAACTCTTTCAAGactctctcctcctcatagGCCCTGAAGGAGGGTGAAATCTGGAAATCAAAAGTCTTCAGCCTGGCGTCAGCAGGTTGCCCAGCCTCCACCGGCTTTTTGTTTTCCACCATAAAAGTAGgcacaacctccaccttggGCTCGCTGGCCTCAAAGAGCGACCTGATCTGGCTGCTGAGCCATACACCGCCGACAGGCGACCGCTGGACGCTCCGCTTCAGCACCATGCCGTCAAAAATCGCCGTGACACTGGTGTTAGACCCTCCCACGTCCAATACCAAGGCTGTCGCCTTCCCCGCTGCAAAGGCAGCCAGCACCGGGGTCTTGCTCAGCCAAAACGCAGGACACGCCCAATTCTCCATGCAAATCTCAATGGCCTTTTCCCTCTGCTTTGGTGAGTTCCATGCCGCCTCTGTCATCAATAGCGGATTCTCCGCCATGGGCTTTTCGTAGTTTTCCGTCTCGTCTAAATCAGCCTCGTCGGCCATTTCCACATCTTCGCCCTCGGCTGCTGGTTTGGGCTTGTTGTTCAGGCCGTTTTTGCTGGGCGGGGTTGGGCGGGGGATGCCCAGGCGGTTGACAAGGGCATGCTCCCAGATCTTGGTGGCGGCATCCCAGTCCTCCACGACGCTATCGCGGTTCATGTAATTGCGGATTTCGAAGTCAGCACGGGGATACATAGCCTGGTCGCCGAAGACATCGcgattggaggaggtgatatGGCCGTAGAACGAGGGGAGAACCTGCTTAGGCATTTCTTCGCCTGCGAAGCCGGCACGGGTGTTGATGTAGCCTGGGTCAAGGACGATGGCAGAGACTTCGTCTGAAGGGGCGGAATTGTTAGCATGTGCGCTCCTCCTGGGGGTAGCAGATGATGGAGCATACCTCCGCCATAGACGTCCGTCGGTTGTACCGACGAGGGGAGCGGTTGTTGTGCCATGTTGTAAGTTGTGATGTCGTATAATATGATGATGGGCTCTGTAGCTATCAATTGAATCTGTGTGGAATCAGTGATGGTGTGTGAAAGATGAGATTTTAAGTTTGTTGGGAGTAAGTTGCAGGCGACAGAGATGGAACCAGTCGCGTGAAGAATGATTGAGCTTCTCGAAGTACGAGGGGTGGGCGCAGAGCTGCAAGACGGCGCGTTCCTGCTCTTAAGAGAAAACAGTGGGGCATGGAAGGCAGCCTTGGCAAGTACAACCACTGAAAGTGTGCCTCAGTGAGCTGTTGTACCTTGATGGATTTCCATTGCAGTTGCCTGCCCACACCAGCTCATTGATTCATCAGACGGAGAAGCCACCACAGAAATTCTTAACTGTCAGGACACCTAgctttccttcttttctacAACGTACCTCCTTCGACCAAGACTGCCCGTCAAAAGCACAGactccaaaccaaaaaagacCAGCCCAGGTTTTCGGCACCGACCTTCAAAGCCCCACCTGAAAGCGAAGCTGGGGAAGGCCCCTGCTTGCGAAGCTAATTCTTGGCGCGACTTTGCTTCCCGCCCGCCGCGACTTAACAAAGGCAGCGAGGCCAGCGGAGACAAATCGCAACCACACATCGCCAAATCGTGATTCACCTTTCCCCAGGCTTCCGACCCTGCCACGGCACTCGAGGGCAGCCAAACTCTAGGTCGCCGGCGCTCAAAACGATGAGATAGCCGTGTACCATCCAGCGCATTCCAAACGAGGACCTGAGCTGCGACCTCGCACCTCACCAAACCCTCTCACTACAAACCCATCCCATTCCCGACATTCCAACCGCTACCACTGACACCATGGCGGTCGACGAACTCGACTTTGCCAATCTTAACGACGAGGCTTGGGCTGATGTTGAGGCCCGTGACGAagccgccatcaagaagatcaaCAACGCTTTTGAGGACGGCGAACTCAATGGCATCATCGGCAATGTCGCATCAGGCGGCGCCATCGACCAGGCCGACAAAGCCGACGATGCTATCGACTTTGAAGACATGGATTTGAGCGACGAAGATGACCtgcccgaggaggaggaagcgaCGGGCCCGCCCTTGGACGTTaatgacgatgaggacgaccTCTTTGGTGACGCCGGCTTCAGGTCCTCCCCGGAACCCGCTGACGGGCTAAACGACGATAACGACGCCGATTCCAATGCTCCTGATGCAGACGGTATGGATATTGACGAGCCTGCCAAGTCGTTGGAGGAACTGCGGGCCATGAACTTCGACTTTGATCATGACCCTGGCCTGGACGAAACCAACCAAGATCCCAACATTCCGGCCCCTGCCGAGAATCTCGTGGAAGCCGTCAAGCAAGCCTACCCGGGATTCAAGGAGAACGCTGTTCTGCCTTGGAACGAACTTTTGCGCCCCAAAGTTGCCACCTGGATCTCCAAGAAACCTCTGAAGCCTCCCAAGCACCTCGTGCCGAGCAAACTGAGCTTGGATTTGGAGGCTGATCAGGAGAAGCTTTTCAGAATTCCTGGCACTGCCATGTATTCGGTATTTCAGAGGATCAGAGATGCCGAGGCGCGCGGTCTGTGGTCTCTAGAGGAGTATGAGCCCCTGGAGCAAGCCGATATTGAGGTGTTCAGCGTGGACGATGGGGAGTCTGGCGATGAGAAATTAGGTGGGTACACCCTGCGCGACATCGCCCTTGTGTGCGATGACTGGGACAGCGTCGTCGGGCTTGCCGAATTCCAAAGCCAAAACCAGGTCGACTCCGTCACTGAAGACAGGCACATTAAGTCTGAGCctgacgaagatgacgaagacgacgagtGGGATAGAATGTTTCTGGATAACCAGCCTGCCTCGAAGAAACGGCGGCTGGAGATACCAAAAGGCCTCCCGCCTATCCCAACCTTTACAGCACCGAACTTTGACAATTACGAACAAGCTGCCTCCAAGCTCGGGAAGCGCGTCATACTGGACATGAACGACCCGTTCCTTCTTGTGGATGATGTCGAGTCGTCAGAACGAGCCGCCAAGAGACGCAAGACCCAGCACAAGACGGTCCGCCTGGCAAATGGACGCCTTGGCCGCGAATTGACTCAACGATTCAACTTTTCTTCGGACCAGGCCTACGATGCCCTCAAGGAAAACGCTCAGAGCAAGGTTCGCGCGACGTTGGCACCCATTCCCGTCGAGCACAGTATGCCTGCCCAGCGGCTGTCTTGGCCATATTACAAGGTCAAGCTTACTGCCAGCGACCCGCACAGTTATCACCGGCCGCAATTCCATCCAAAGAAGGATGGTCAGCATCTCATCAGGTTTTCCAAGCCTCAGCCTTCAAAGCGCAAGTTGATGAGGGCCAAGAAGATTCCAGAGGCCTTCAGGACATCTGCCGACCTCTCAATGAACGACAGCTCCACCGCTGTACTACTGGAGTACTGCGAGGAGGTTCCCATTGTACTTTCCAACTTCGGCATGGGTCAAAAGATCATCAACTACTACCGTCGCTCAAAGGGCACTGACTCCAACTCTaagggagagaagagggagctTGGCGAGAACTGTGTCTTGATGCCTGAGGACCGGTCTCCGTTTGCCATGGTTGGCCAGGTACATCCGGGCGAAACTGTGCCTACTCTTCACAACCAGATGTTCCGAGCCCCCATCTTCAAGCACAGCCCGAGAAAGACTGATTTCCTCGTCGGTCGCAGCTCCACCGGCAAATCAGGGGCGAGCTGGTACATTCGCAACATTGATCatctcttcgtcgtcggtcAGATTCTTCCCTCGATGGAAGTGCCAGGACCTCACTCCCGACGTGTGACCAACATTGCCAAAAACCGCCTCAAG is drawn from Podospora pseudocomata strain CBS 415.72m chromosome 1 map unlocalized CBS415.72m_1, whole genome shotgun sequence and contains these coding sequences:
- the VPS8 gene encoding Vacuolar protein sorting-associated protein 8 (COG:U; BUSCO:EOG09260EOI; EggNog:ENOG503NU9R); protein product: MSSSQAQGSNGPGDNMADVPELAPEADDHRLGSSSSDEETIRGERDEDYVTDAAILEEEDENRPADVPIPTVEVDTSASIPNHYRGIVGASQEAASEDGSTDAIPRLAASPMGSNLSIPDDTPSAQGSVVSSVGSSVMPSFARRPGMSPTPSFRPFDQRFQSGIASPHLSSPRPSSPAFLAGHSRTVSVSSQFLLDSGETETPSPPWEVVRWTKLRKLNSQAFSEAGKRNFGTPTCLAVTANIVMGTSKGIILVFDYNQNLKLIIGPGTKAVESGPITSIAISADHSTIAGGHSNGNIFTWDTTRAARPFLSIPHLDSTQVQRRTADGHVSNVAITHLGFLGTRHTALVSADDRGMAFSHLATRGTGALGRTVKTTRILGRYPDSKPPVGKTLKPSTVLGFSSCPLGNVEMATDGMGLTAMLTPYLLVIVSTTPIAQTQHKSARPKEVAAHSAMTGCLAWFPAVKLKVPDPVTGSQISKVKLVYCWSNVLTVLDVDEIPEDDKEKLPSLKFRARSRWTCEESIAAVQWLSRSVLTVLTISQRLIVLEDRSMRMTEAFDLMGKHIYHADLFSKQLNPLVEQLDEDDDSMHGVVADAFYMSFKAYKSRLFLLGFNDVSIGALSNWADRLIALMESGDYVGAIQLATSYYTGDANKLTVGLPEDAKLRHSMVQDKLMEIMSASLKYAFGQRQKRKDSVTDAHLQELAETCFVACQSVGDEDFVFDEMWEWYEDAEVEGIFLETLEPYILDGSITTVPPVVVKGMVTHFVSKGLESRLEELICHLNTATLDLDQITLLCKQHSLYDALLYVWNQALQDFITPLLDLLALLVPLMQNGRYSGSANPIEDDIYGVNALKIFPYLSYVLTGRVYPTGEALSEEIAQRAKAELYWLLFSGKSITWPKGSNKRLLTKPSQSQEPSFPYLRLILNFDAPSFLSALNEAFEDSFLNDSPEKQAATGSRPRDLPEEQIFGLTVDRQYIVSILMEIMNPTDYETTDTIYLDMFIARNLPKYPQYLLFPGSTLTKVLAGLCKFPGRDLAEDAQLSAEYLLSVYHPPDVNDLISLFKEAGFYRILKRIYKNDKQYGKLIETYFDDPEDQEAVFSCIEVCLRPQAGLTRRQVQDVHQVIKRHAAQFVEIDPPMAAKTIAKVAPELHHDVLQASGEQPGLQYSYLKAILEPQTEQRRIGSPDRDLVEQYLRLMCRFDPAHVSDYVGLVQSTNLRLENLLPTMEETGVIDAAVILMAKEGQAQEAMGRLVKHLGTLESAVQGLLAGSEPESNTEHLHQSVEELMEALRRYILVGIWLCQGQTKTVREANAGRRRQKPTLDDALSSDEALWLDLIDIAVRITKQISTALRLSPAETPSENEKPNLPLGDNDKITTLLRSLVQNTFTALLTCTSTPSPSSTTTAGMGSNLSFLRILRAFLTRAAASSPNLADLRSVLSSIFAAYAYEESILRLSNRLLERSLFVSVNEAVALRQRGWRPRGSTCEACSRRVWGPGVAGNVFEAWEEKQAVEEKKRKLRKALMSPNGDVGEDGTGGDEEEAYVGKGKGKGKAPSPRLRQEDGAVGDGDVQTAQDPREGRSDEAGAPRRREQPPLGPLVLLACRHIYHKSCLEELLAKDGQVKENEYRCPIDG
- a CDS encoding uncharacterized protein (EggNog:ENOG503NYVN; COG:S), which gives rise to MSITSEEEVEEDAPPLSDSPSHNDSSDSNNGSSSLHQHHNHNHDHNNGSTSPSATSHPGSDYEGEYLSESDLSEEDDDDEDDGNPNSFPLAAPFSQHTFAPPFYGRPPTPLPPSPSLTSLLRPSRPTTPDASDDEHAEPLPRARPKVPTYEYYGFVLYLFSSLLFLFYLLWSYLPSPFLHALGIYYYPNRWWSLAVPSFIVMLLVYIYVALAAYNVEILTLPMGSIETVVDEAAQVAVVDSRGRIRAVGKRGRDRGQGHRRKGSGRSNRDEEGGGGQHGGLDWREVWNEGTDAVMDVPLAGVCEVLYGYGGEEEGDGDVITRV
- a CDS encoding uncharacterized protein (COG:E; EggNog:ENOG503Q3W5), encoding MNINYLVSSISRQTAKPREPHNLFKDTSKMDSPTSDASLKEQLKSRFVGKTLDQVPTPSVILDLAKLETNCNGMLEATEKLGLLWRAHIKTHKTTELTRLQVGNDKSTPVNIVVSTIIEAENILPLLKEYQSKGRKVNVLFSFPLFPSAASRLADLSAQLGPDSISLMIDHSDQLVSAATIAHTTGAYPPLVFIKIDGGYHRAGVQPSPSFATGESTQGDSSHPSEVLIDAVLEAEKQNKCVLHGVYIHAGHSYGTRTDWAALGYLAQEFQICLDFAEAIRKRSPGHKLVLSVGATPTATTIQHPSIISSGDNNNGDSSVQKLKAFITAQSKRENPFSLEVHAGVYSTLDLQQLATHARDSSLLKADDIAISVLAEIASLYPSRGKNSTTEALINAGCLALGREPVTDKGSIPGVDYSGWGFLMPWGGNLTSNPTPGPDFPRVHPGWQVGKVSQEHGILVWDGKPEDEIPLQYGQRVRIWPNHSCIAGACFDWYLIVDSRSKGREDEVVDVWPRWRGW
- the ARP4 gene encoding Actin-related protein 4 (COG:Z; BUSCO:EOG09262MOO; EggNog:ENOG503NUWX), with the translated sequence MAQQPLPSSVQPTDVYGGDEVSAIVLDPGYINTRAGFAGEEMPKQVLPSFYGHITSSNRDVFGDQAMYPRADFEIRNYMNRDSVVEDWDAATKIWEHALVNRLGIPRPTPPSKNGLNNKPKPAAEGEDVEMADEADLDETENYEKPMAENPLLMTEAAWNSPKQREKAIEICMENWACPAFWLSKTPVLAAFAAGKATALVLDVGGSNTSVTAIFDGMVLKRSVQRSPVGGVWLSSQIRSLFEASEPKVEVVPTFMVENKKPVEAGQPADARLKTFDFQISPSFRAYEEERVLKEFKESVVEVWRGPGRYLAPGNEDYAKNLPGRVFEMPDGSNQMWREQRFKVAEGMWDDNAAFPSATEEGKITKAQTVPGLIKAALDSIDVDVRPALLANVVVTGSTSLLPGFTDRLNHELTAMFPSVKVKLHAAGLSSERRFGAWIGGSILGSLGTFHQMWISRKEYEENGPGIVEKRCK
- a CDS encoding uncharacterized protein (EggNog:ENOG503NWFE; BUSCO:EOG09260BL6; COG:K) is translated as MAVDELDFANLNDEAWADVEARDEAAIKKINNAFEDGELNGIIGNVASGGAIDQADKADDAIDFEDMDLSDEDDLPEEEEATGPPLDVNDDEDDLFGDAGFRSSPEPADGLNDDNDADSNAPDADGMDIDEPAKSLEELRAMNFDFDHDPGLDETNQDPNIPAPAENLVEAVKQAYPGFKENAVLPWNELLRPKVATWISKKPLKPPKHLVPSKLSLDLEADQEKLFRIPGTAMYSVFQRIRDAEARGLWSLEEYEPLEQADIEVFSVDDGESGDEKLGGYTLRDIALVCDDWDSVVGLAEFQSQNQVDSVTEDRHIKSEPDEDDEDDEWDRMFLDNQPASKKRRLEIPKGLPPIPTFTAPNFDNYEQAASKLGKRVILDMNDPFLLVDDVESSERAAKRRKTQHKTVRLANGRLGRELTQRFNFSSDQAYDALKENAQSKVRATLAPIPVEHSMPAQRLSWPYYKVKLTASDPHSYHRPQFHPKKDGQHLIRFSKPQPSKRKLMRAKKIPEAFRTSADLSMNDSSTAVLLEYCEEVPIVLSNFGMGQKIINYYRRSKGTDSNSKGEKRELGENCVLMPEDRSPFAMVGQVHPGETVPTLHNQMFRAPIFKHSPRKTDFLVGRSSTGKSGASWYIRNIDHLFVVGQILPSMEVPGPHSRRVTNIAKNRLKMVSYRLLRNSDNVTLSDITKHVAESNESQNRQKLKEFLDFRKEQRNWTLKEGDEMLPESEIRSLVRPEEVCLLDAMQVGAHELENGGYEVNDSMVNDENEAGDELPPDALANKMAPWRLTKAFIDASHGKAMIAVHGAGDPTGKGLGVSYLRTSMKGGFLEQLQGPNATSADAIERQRKANGGHMYNVKNQDTLYSEALKDIWNRQRESLQDAQEHDDDDVLAQEDEDDRFNTQSQAPSRPAVPDGVSQISQSHASAVGGGRKLKITRQIKDENGELKTVEEVVHDPVVINQYLKRRRQQAMEKIDFDNIKLTGDKETDTLILEKAAIELERLQKNKIRTAKRTKQKDLQQRMKEGGADGPDSPGPGGEKVPGTTRKCANCGQVGHIKTNKKLCPLLNGSRPREQNPDDAAGLASGDAPVAASFIL